The Drosophila biarmipes strain raj3 chromosome X, RU_DBia_V1.1, whole genome shotgun sequence genome includes the window aaaaatcaaaaaatgggTTGTTATATGCTAAGCTACTTAAGTTAATAATACGAAAAATTGAAACTATAATTTAGGCTGTTTTATAGGGACAATACAAAATGGCATTTAATActgatatatatattaagaATCAAAAATTGGGTTGTGATATGCTGAGATcctaaatgtaataaaaaaaatacaacaaattattattttttatagatattaaaataaaaaaggtaaGGCTGATATTATTAAACagcaatttttatatttccttaaaaataaaaaatgtcaattataattttagcCATGAGTGTATTTTGGgggtatttaaatatttgcttaaatCCTGGTAGCCAACTTCACATATCAACTAATTACGCTTTTAACTACATTTTCGCCATTGTGCCAATTcaatattatttctctcagtgcacgCAGAAACAGTTGCCACAGCGAAATAACAGAAAAAAGCCATTTCGTGTTCTGCTCACATGCGCATAATCCGGCGAAAAgttgcattttatttagtgCAGGCAAGACATGACAACATATGTTGGCCTACTTCAAATTCGCATTAGGCAGCTTCAAGCCGCCGCAGACCGGAAGCCATTGCGTTTTTTACATTATCTCTAAAACAACGGAGAAGTGCTCTAAATTGCCTAATATTGGAGACTAAGATCGAAAATCGGAGTCAGAAAacagtaaaaatatataagcatCTTCAAAAACCACTATATTGGGATAATAAATTATCATTCACATAAAACCAACGTTATTATTGCATAGAGAACAAACAACATATTGATTACAATTTcaacttattaataataatatttacataATAAATAGATATTTCTACACTCACTTCCTTctccttttccctttttcaaattaattaaataaacttatACCTAAATATATTCCAGATGCTTAGCAATATGATAATGATGTTTCCAACTACACCTTTTAATagcttattaaataaatatctcaGTTTATCTTAGATGTTTAAGGATACGATAATGCTATTTCTTACATACTTTTCCTAAATATCTACATATAcatatcttatatttttagaagTATGAggatcatattttatttaattttattttattgttaaactTATTCCAGTGCTACAAGACcagttttataaattagtGCACAAGGCACTCTAGCAATTAAATTCACAATTATTATAAGGTCTTCGAGAACACTGCGAACTGGTAGGGCTTTTAGCCCTTGGCAAAGGTCTTCGGTCAGTGGGTGCTCTTGGAGGGCCGCACGCCCATGTACGTTTGGATGTGCCGCTGCAGACAGGTCTTCCTGCGATAGCTATTCGAGCAGTGGGTGCACTTGAACGGCCTTTCCCCCGTATAGATGGTGAGGTGCTCCTTGCGATTCCGACGAAGGGCCTCTCCTCGGTGTGCACGTTGATGTGCTCCTAAAGCTGGTATCCTCCTGACCTGATCTGGTGCTTTCCGGGATTTACTTCTCCATATGCTCGCTTTTAACTTGGGAATCCATTCCGAAACTGGTGACTCCTCTCGAACTTTCTTATGGTAACAAAGGCGCTGTTGTCCTCTCCTAGGCGGGGTTCACATATGACTTCGGGCAGGGAGTCTCCCCTAGAAACTGGACATCTTATGCAGTGGGATATCATATTAATATCCAAGTAGTCGGGATCGTCATCGGTTCAGCTTGGCCCTGAAATGAAGAGAAAGGAACTATAGTTTCCAATGGGTTGTCATATGATTTACTTACATTTTCCCATTGCTATTAAAGTAAACCACTTTAAGGTCCTTCACCTGCTCAGGATTTGCTCCGGCGTCTGGAAGAGGATCCCCTGGACTGGGGGCACAACGTTGGGGGAAGAGCATGCCATGATAGGATGGGACAGGACGGCCCCTATAGGATAGGCTATGATATATGGATTGTGCTGAGCTCCAACTTCTCAAAATGGACAACCTAACATCAAAACaagatttgttttttgtttacatcTGTGTTGCTCAAATCACCCTGTTAAGCCCTTTCGAGGTGTCTGTCCTTACTAACATGCAATACTGAAAACGGTCACACTGCTACCTTAGCAAAGACCAACCCCTGCCATTTTAGCAGGACCGTTTGGGAGATTTCATTCGgtatataccaaaataatacttttaaaataccaGGAAAATGCCATACTAATTCTCCCGCTGGGTTAGCAAGTACACCCACCTTTACTTTCAGTGTGACCCTCTCCGAATGCCCTCGGTATTTTTGCTAGTGCCGGACGGCATAATTTATCGATAACCTCGCGTCGGATCGGCGTCGCGTTGAATATTTTCGCGAAAAATTGTCGGAAAATTGAGGAAAATATGCAATTTCCCCGTGCCAAGCAGTGAGGGCCAGCGCAGAGCAGTGAAAACCAGCACAGACAACCGGGCTGCCACCGCATAGCCGGCGTTTCGAGCGTGCAAGCCGCAAACAAATCGAGAGAAAAAACCTCTTTCCCCTTTTACCgctgtgggtgtgtgtgtgtgtgtgtgtgtctgcgcgtgagtgtgtgtgtcgTGCGTCCCGTGTGTGAGTACGAGCGAGCGCGCGTGTGTATGTGAGGAAAACGCCGCACACTGCGAAAATTTTCCTTTCCCAACGGTCGAGAATAACCGCtaaaattgtggaaaaacaggAGAAAACCCCGAAGCGGAAGAAGAAGACTGCAGCCAGTAAAATGTCTGCAGTTTACTCGCCGCaaccgccgcagcagcagccgcaacagcagcagcaactgcagcagcagcctccCCCgccacagcaacagcagcaacagcagcagcagcagcaacaacaattgcaacAGCCGCCACCCAACTCCGCGCCCAATCAACAGCCACCCGGCTCCGGAGTTGGCCccggcggaggcggcggcgtAGGCGGGGTCGGAATGGGCGGACCCGGCGGTGGCGGCGTCGGTGTCCTGCCCATGAgcatgcagcagcagcagcagcaacgacCGCCCATGGGCGTGCCCGGCTCACCGGGCAGCATCATCTCCGGCGGCGGCCTCATGGTCACCCCACCGTCCACACCACGCGGCGGTCAGTCCAACCTGCAGGGcatcggcggcggaggagtcggcggcggtggcggtgtCGGTGTCGGTGGCCTGCAGCCGCAAGTCAACTCCGCCCAGATCCAGAAGATGCTCGACGAGAACTGCGGCCTCATCCAGACGATCCAGGACTTCCAGAGCATGGGCAAGGCGCAGGAGTGCATGTCCTACCACGTCGCCCTGCACCGCAACCTGGTCTACCTCGCCCAGCTGGCCGATCCCGCCATGAACATCTCCCAGATACTGCCGGTGGGTGAAGCTATAACCCATAATACTGTGCCCATTTCATCATTTACCTAAATAATGTTTCCTTCTTCCTCTTCAGCCACCGCACATCCTCCAGACGCAGGCCATGCAGCAGGGTGGCCAGCAGACGCCGCCCACTGGACCGCACGGCATGTTGGGTGGCccaccgcagcagcagcagccgggcCAGGGACCAGTGCCGGGACAACCGGGCCAGGGTCCGCCGCAGATGGGCATGCAGCAGCACGGCGGCGATCCCCAGGGACCTCCTGTCCAGATGCAGCCCTACGgcgcccagcagcaacagcagccgcagccgcatcCCGGCCTGCCGCCTGGCGCCCAACAGCAATctcagcaacaacagcagcagcagcaacaacagcaggcagcagcggcggcggcagcagcagctgcggcAGCGGCCGCCGCAGCCGGCCAACAGCAGGGCCCGCAGGTCAGCCAGGCGGGGCCGCagtcccagcagcagcagcaccccATCTACCGCAATGCCCAGGGCCAGGGCCAACCGGGAGCCGGCCAGGGACCAGGTCAGGGTCAGGGCCCGGGGCAGTCCGTCATCAACCCGAATGCAGCGCCCAGTAAGTGTAATGTAGCGGAGTCCAGATGTATTGGTTATCCCAGTTTGGTAGATGTAGTTCTTGAAAGCTTGCTTTGTTTCCAATATCCCTGAGGATGTTCCCCCGATCTCTCTAATTTCCACCTTCCTCCGCCTTGCAGATCAACAGCGTCCCAACAATGGGCCCTTGCCCGGACCCCAGAATccccaacagcagcagccgcagcccGGTGGCCAACAGCCGCcaaaccagcagcagcagggcgGTCCCGGCGGCCCAGGACCACAGCCCGGAGCCGGAGGACCCGGTGTGCCGCCGCCACAGGGTCCGTACCGCGTCACctatcagcagcaacagcagcagcacggcCACTATCCCGGCTATCCGCCGCAGCCGCAGACGCAGTACCAGCCGCAGGGCGCATATCCCTACGGACCGCCAACCCAGGGCTACGGTCCACCACCACCAGGGCCACCGAATGCAGCCCAAGGTGGCTACCATCACGGTCCAGCAGGCGCGGCGACGGGAGCCAGTGGACATGGTTATCAGCCGAATGCCGGCGCCGGGCAAGGACCACCGCCGGGCGCATATCCTCCGCCTCCGGGCAGCCAGCAGGTTCCTCCGGTGCCGGGTCAGCAACAACCGCCGCCGGGACCACCGCCACCCGGTCAACCGCCGACCGGTGGACAGCAGCCGCCACCGGGTCCGCCACAGAGTCAATACggtccgccgccgccgcagaaTTCCGCCGGAGGACCGCCCCCTATGGGCTATGCGGGCTATCCCCCAAATCCCGGACAGTATGGTCAGGCGGGAGCGGGAGGAGGGCCACCACCGAGTGGCTAttggccaccgccgccgcccacgAGCAGCGGTCAGAGTCCCTACCAGGCctatcagcagcagcaggcggccGGTGGAGGAGGAGCGGGGGCTCCGCCGGGCAGTAGCTACCCGGGCGGACCACCGACTAGCGGAGCagcgccgccgccaccgccgggAGGAGCGTACAGCACCACGGCGCCGAGTCAGACGCCACCGCCCCAAGGAGGCGCTGGAGCAGGCGGGGGCAACGCCAATCCCAATGGACCCAACGCACAGCAATcgacgccgccgccgcagGGAGGAGCTGGCGGTGGAGCAGGACCCAGTGGACCCGGTGGCGCTGGCCAGCAATATGCAGGGccaccgcagcagcagcagcaacaacaacagccgcCGGGCGTGGTGGTTTCTGGTGTGGCGCCGCTGCCCACGCAGGTGCAGCCCACATACTCGACGCCGGGCAACTACAATCAACAACCCGGCGCCCCGCCGCCGCccaatcagcagcagcagcagcaacaacagcagcagcaacaggcgcCGCCATCGGCCGGAGGATCGGcaggcggcggaggagcaCCGAATGCCCAGGGCCAGGGCAGCCAGCAACCGCCGCCGAACGGAGCCACACCGCCGATGCCGCCGAATCAATACCAACCGGCGCCGGGAGCCCCACAAGGTCCGTACGGAGGACCTCCACCACCACAGGCCTACGGACCACCGCCGCCGGGGAGCGCATATCCCGGACACGCGTACCATCAGCCGCCCCAGGCCGGTGGCTATCCACAATATCCGCCCACGCAGGGCTACCAGGGCTACAGGCCCGCCGGGGCACAGATGCCGCCGCCAGGAGCACCACAAGGGCCACCACCCACCGGCGCATACGGTTACTACAGCCAGCAACCGCCTCAATGAGGAAGGGACAGCCTATTACCGCCGCTGCCACCTGGCTGTCTCCACAACAAGTAATTCTCGACTGGGACTCGCTGGTTGAAGCTGGAGAGGATTCACAGGCTGACCGCCAGCAGATGCCTTGCAAGACGAGGAAACCCGGAGAGAACTGGACCAGTTGGAGGAGGTTGTGCAGCGGGAGTAATAGCTCAACACGATGAGGAGGAAGGGGAGTGGGAGTAGGAGTAGGAGGAGCGGGAAACGAGCAGACGAAGAAGATTGAGATAAACTAGGCATATGATTAAGCATTGTATCAGaagtggagcagcaggaggacTACGATTAGAGCTAGGAGTAGCCGCAACAGATGATGATGTAGACGTAGGTTACGAATAGGCGAAAGAGAGGAGTAAGCATAAGACTAAAGGAGGAAGAGCGCAGAGAATCGAGGTGAACAATTCAGGATTCCCAATCAAAAGCGGCACTTCCATCGAATTTCGACGGAGTTGATACCTATCGAAAGCAAGCTGATTGAGTAGTTTCGGTGATACAAAGCGGAGGAATAAGACACACTCGACCACGTAGCACAAAGCAAGGAAGCAAGGAAGCCAGCCGAAACAGTAGGTCTAGATTCTAGAGCAAGAAGAACACGAAGTGTGGTCCGTCGGCAGAGAGCGACTTAGATTAAGCAAGCAGATTTAGATGCGCAAGCGAACAAGAACAGTGTCCTAGGCCCAAAAACCAGACAAATGGGTGGGTCGATTCCTTGGGATGGCAGAGCAACCAGTTCCGGGAACGGTGTCGGTTCCCCGTATTCCAAAGCGCTGAAAGCGAATCCGAAACCATGAGTGTGTGTTTTGACCCACCATTTGGACACGTGTAGTCCCCAGAGAACTTGAACACTGCAAGGGCCTTCATAGAACTGCCCAAGATTCCATTACTTGTAATGCTCCACAGACCGCGCCGCCTTCTCCGGGAATTGGCAGACTGCTCCAGTCCCCAGCAACCGACCCATCCCACTATATATAAGGTCTGTCTCCCAAGCAGGTTCCGCTCCTCTTTAAAACGATTATGCTAAAcgatttatacatatatacacaaTACACTTAAGATTCATGACGAAGAAGCCACAGAATAGTGcatgttttaatataatacCCGCTAcctatttaaactatttttttgtgCCCCTGTAGATGTCTGT containing:
- the LOC108033133 gene encoding basic proline-rich protein, translated to MSAVYSPQPPQQQPQQQQQLQQQPPPPQQQQQQQQQQQQQLQQPPPNSAPNQQPPGSGVGPGGGGGVGGVGMGGPGGGGVGVLPMSMQQQQQQRPPMGVPGSPGSIISGGGLMVTPPSTPRGGQSNLQGIGGGGVGGGGGVGVGGLQPQVNSAQIQKMLDENCGLIQTIQDFQSMGKAQECMSYHVALHRNLVYLAQLADPAMNISQILPPPHILQTQAMQQGGQQTPPTGPHGMLGGPPQQQQPGQGPVPGQPGQGPPQMGMQQHGGDPQGPPVQMQPYGAQQQQQPQPHPGLPPGAQQQSQQQQQQQQQQQAAAAAAAAAAAAAAAAGQQQGPQVSQAGPQSQQQQHPIYRNAQGQGQPGAGQGPGQGQGPGQSVINPNAAPNQQRPNNGPLPGPQNPQQQQPQPGGQQPPNQQQQGGPGGPGPQPGAGGPGVPPPQGPYRVTYQQQQQQHGHYPGYPPQPQTQYQPQGAYPYGPPTQGYGPPPPGPPNAAQGGYHHGPAGAATGASGHGYQPNAGAGQGPPPGAYPPPPGSQQVPPVPGQQQPPPGPPPPGQPPTGGQQPPPGPPQSQYGPPPPQNSAGGPPPMGYAGYPPNPGQYGQAGAGGGPPPSGYWPPPPPTSSGQSPYQAYQQQQAAGGGGAGAPPGSSYPGGPPTSGAAPPPPPGGAYSTTAPSQTPPPQGGAGAGGGNANPNGPNAQQSTPPPQGGAGGGAGPSGPGGAGQQYAGPPQQQQQQQQPPGVVVSGVAPLPTQVQPTYSTPGNYNQQPGAPPPPNQQQQQQQQQQQQAPPSAGGSAGGGGAPNAQGQGSQQPPPNGATPPMPPNQYQPAPGAPQGPYGGPPPPQAYGPPPPGSAYPGHAYHQPPQAGGYPQYPPTQGYQGYRPAGAQMPPPGAPQGPPPTGAYGYYSQQPPQ